The Dehalococcoidia bacterium genome has a segment encoding these proteins:
- a CDS encoding acyl-CoA dehydrogenase family protein encodes MDFRFSPEEEAFREEVRRFLDEALTDEVRTRFGLLDTPERQRFGDRLAEKGWLGLGFPTEYGGAGEGLKFAPYILNQELLRAQAPIVGKNVGIIANVILRHGSEELKREFLPRIFRNEIQWAIAYTEPEAGSDLANLQCRAVLEGDEFVVTGIKRFITSAHFADYYWTAVRTDPAAQPKHRGISLLIIDASLPGITVTPMWTIIGERTNEVYFDNVRVPKKYLVGELNQGWYYVMEALNFERFTLTSTVPTEQKFRRLVEWVRTAQVDGRRLADDPGVRRLIARLAVLVEMARMLEIRCICTAVNPENVAAVEAAMNKMWGAVVETELADATLDLMGTSGYLAAGDEEAPLGGQVLDDYLFVGHMRVAAAGVDISKNLIAKRLLGLPGGS; translated from the coding sequence GCCCTCACCGACGAGGTCAGGACCCGCTTCGGGCTGCTGGACACGCCGGAGCGACAGCGTTTCGGCGACAGGCTGGCCGAGAAGGGGTGGCTGGGCCTGGGCTTCCCCACCGAGTACGGTGGGGCCGGCGAGGGCCTGAAGTTCGCCCCCTACATCCTCAACCAGGAGCTGCTGCGGGCGCAGGCGCCCATCGTGGGCAAGAACGTGGGCATCATCGCCAACGTCATCCTCCGCCACGGCTCCGAGGAGCTGAAGAGGGAGTTTCTGCCCCGCATCTTCCGCAACGAGATCCAGTGGGCCATCGCCTACACCGAGCCCGAGGCCGGCTCCGACCTGGCCAACCTGCAGTGCCGGGCCGTGCTGGAGGGGGACGAGTTCGTCGTCACGGGCATCAAACGGTTCATAACCTCGGCCCACTTCGCTGACTACTACTGGACGGCGGTGCGCACCGACCCTGCTGCCCAGCCCAAGCACCGGGGCATCAGCCTCCTCATCATCGACGCCTCCCTCCCCGGCATCACCGTCACCCCCATGTGGACCATCATCGGCGAGAGGACCAACGAGGTCTACTTCGACAACGTGAGGGTGCCCAAGAAGTACCTGGTGGGGGAGCTCAACCAGGGCTGGTACTACGTCATGGAGGCCCTCAACTTCGAGCGCTTCACCCTCACCTCCACCGTGCCCACCGAGCAGAAGTTCCGTCGGCTGGTGGAGTGGGTCAGGACGGCCCAGGTGGACGGCCGTCGCCTGGCCGATGACCCGGGCGTGCGTCGTCTGATCGCGCGGCTGGCCGTGCTGGTGGAGATGGCGCGGATGCTGGAGATCCGCTGCATTTGCACCGCTGTCAACCCCGAGAACGTGGCAGCGGTGGAGGCGGCCATGAACAAGATGTGGGGAGCCGTGGTGGAAACGGAGCTGGCCGATGCCACCCTGGACCTGATGGGCACCTCCGGCTATCTGGCGGCGGGCGATGAGGAGGCCCCCCTGGGCGGCCAGGTCCTGGACGACTACCTGTTCGTGGGACACATGCGGGTCGCCGCTGCCGGGGTGGACATCTCCAAGAACCTCATCGCCAAGAGGCTCCTGGGGCTGCCCGGTGGCTCCTGA